From the Cololabis saira isolate AMF1-May2022 chromosome 13, fColSai1.1, whole genome shotgun sequence genome, the window GCGAGGTCCTGTATGAGGATGAGACTTTTCGGAGCAGAGAATTTGCTGCCCTGGTGGCATCTAAGGTTTTCTACCACCTTGGAGCTTTTGAAGAATCCCTGAACTATGCTCTTGGTGCTGGGGATCTATTCAGTGTCACAGATGACTCAGAATATGTGGAGACCATCATTGGTGAGTGATAAGAATATTTATTTCTGGTACTCTTTATTCATCAAAGTAAATTATTGAAATGAAACAGTCACAAATTCTTACTTTAAGTCTCTGCATTCATGCTTACTCACAATGGTGGAGATAAccatatataataaatattgaGATGAAATACAGTATTTAGGTGGATTCAGGAGTTGCATCCCCTTCTCTCTCTGCCTCAGCCAAATGCATTGATCACTACACCAAGCTGCGGGTGGAGAATGCTGAGCTGCCAGaagatgaggagaagaagagcaTCGACCCCCGTCTGGAGGGCATCGTCAACAAGATGTTCCTGCGTTGCCTGGATGATCACAAGTACAAGCAGGCCATTGGCATCGCCCTGGAGACAAGGCGTCTTGACATCTTTGAGAAGACCATCTTAGAATCGGTCAGAATCTTGATTAGTATGATCAATGATTATTTTCAAATATTAAATTAACCTTTAAATGCGCTGCCACATTGTCTGAGATATTGGCCAATGCTTTTGGATGAAAATTACTGAATTCCCTAAGAATCCCTTTATTGGAATAATAATGAAATTTGTCTTAATGATATTGAATTATTTCAGTGCACATAACTTTTTTAGAGGATTTTCATCACTGCTGTTACgtgagatttatttattatttttttttaacctttcttTCCGGGAAGCAATTAAGAACCGGTTCTAATTTACAAATGGGGCCCAGGGCCTTTAATGTTATGATGTTTGTCGAAAATACTCACTCCCATCCACCCTCCATCTTTCTTTCCACATGCCAGAATGACGTGAACGGCCTCCTAGCTTACAGCCTGAAGGTGTGCATGTCCCTGATGCAAAACAAGAAGTTTCGCAATGAGGTGTTGCGGGTGCTCGTCAAACTCTACATGAACCGAGAGAAGCCGGATTTCATCAATGTCTGTCAGGTAACCACCGGATTGTTTTTGTGTAATTTCCAGTTACACCCACTTTAACAGcgaaaaacatgaaataaaacattaGATTTTCatgtagattaaaaaaaatgtgataaaGAGAAAACTGTTTAGCagctaaaacaaaacatattacACCTAGTAAATTATTTATTGAGGAAAATGGTCCAGTAATATATttatgtggggggggggggatcttgGTCTCCTTAGGAATGGCATTTAAGTTGAAGGAAAAATCTTTGACGGGTGTTTTCAGTCAATGTGATTATTGTCAGATGTAACAGCAGTATTGTGATTGTGGCCCTAACACAAAATTTAAGCCAATAAGCACACTGTACTGGCAGCTATGGGAAGATTTTAGATGCAATTAAGTCTGAGGACTTCATAATAGTTGTGTGAAACCAGTCATATTGCATGTCAGCCTTTATGTGAAGAATTAATTTGAAGAAAACCACCAACATCTCAGAGCTGCAATTGTTTTGATGACAAGAGAAactgaagggggaaaaaaaagagtcaaaatgcaTTATTAGCTTATTTACTCCTAAAGTTAACTACTTAACTGCTGGTGACAATTTACTGTGAAGAGCAAAGAAGTTGCAAAGTCCCCCTTCTGAGGTTCGAAAATACAACATTATAAGAAATTCTAtttagtgatttaaaaaaaactggaagGTTGGATAATTTTACTCTGGTGACGCGAGACTCATTCAAATCTCGACTGCTCACTGAATAAAATCGTTTGAGTGAGGTGCCCCTAAAGTGCCATGGTTGTGCAGAGTTGGAGCTTTTAAGTTGGTGGTTGTTTCAGACACCCAGATAAATGGATGAAAAAACATAATTCTCTGACTTGCCTTTTTGTCTTGCAGTGTTATTGAAAAATGTTGTCTCTATAGTATTATTGGATAAGATGAGCTTGAGCAGATCATTAAATTTGATTACCGTAATTGTAAAAAGTGTCACATCTTCTAATTTTAATGAATCTTAACATGTTGTTAATGAGCAGATCAAACCCCAAAATTTCCCAGTTTACTATCCAACATGACGAAGAAAtcatgaaatcctttcatgGTTTCAGTGATTAATTATATGCATGCCCTGCTTCTCCATCTTCTCAAAATCCATAGAGGATGGCCCCTGTATCTGACTTTTACAGATCAACGTTCTTTCCAAAAAACTGAAACTTCTTTCAgcagcaaaggaaaaaaaaggtagaaGCTGTTTAGCTGTCGTTGCAGCCTGTGGGGATTTCTTCTCCTAATAATGTGACCTGGTTGTTGCCGTTGCGGTGGCAGGCCCGGGGATGTTCAGCTTGGTTGCACATGGCCTGCAGATCAATGCTCAGAATGGGAAAAGCTAGTGTTCTCTCCATCTCCTCCCCCTTGGGACATGTTCAATGTCAGGCTGTGCAGCCTGAAAGGAGGGTATGAAAACTTGGTCTTTAGTCTCATCATCTCCGGAAATGAGGAGCTCATAGGTTTCCTCAGCTAACTGCAGGCTGTGGCCCGTTATCCACCTTGGAACCTCGCTAATCACCACTATCGGGCAGCAACCGGCTGGTGTAATTTCCCTACGAGCTAGTTTGGTGAGTTAGTCACAAAGTCGAGAATTTTCATGGTAAAACAACCTGCAAACAAGGAGCCTCGACCGCCAAGTGGGCATATTCCAGCCCGATGTCATGCATCGTCATCACCAGGCATAATGAGATAAATTCGTCTGAGGAATTCACGAGGGGGGGGTATCCCAAGTGAGACATCAAAACAAGTGCTAGGAGAaccccttttttgttttatatttagtactTGAAAAGTCATGTATCTCTTGTAGTTCATCCCTTGTGGATACTCCaggtgttgctgctgctggggatGGTTATTGGTCTAATTAAATAGTTGCATGTTTCTGTCTGAGCCAGACATCTCTTCTCTAATGTTCTTTCTTTCCTACAGTGCCTCATATTCCTAGATGACCCACAGGCTGTGAGTGACATCCTGGAGAAGTTGGTAAAGGAGGACAACCTGCTAATGGCCTACCAGATCTGCTTTGACCTCTATGAGAGCGCCAGCCAGCAGTTCCTCTCATCTGTCATTCAGAACCTGCGTACTGTAGGAACACCTATCCCTGCAGTGCCCGGCTCTACAAATACTGGCACTATTCCCACGTCTGACAAAGATGGGTAAGATGGCTATAAAATTATGACACAACTGACCAGTCTCAAGGACTtactgtgcctttttttttctgtgaatgAATCTGATTCAGTTTTGAGgactttcctttttgtttttactttttttttttttaatatattgcaaaattGTTGGATTTATGACTAAGTAGCCACAGGCTTTAAACTTTATTCTCAGGCAGGTGTATGCTGTAATAACactaaaacaacaaaagtaaTGTAAAGGAAACTAAAGTAAATGGAAATGAATGGTAGGCCTTGGGCTACTgagatatcttttttttttcttttttaacacaGTGATGCAATGGAGACGGATGACAAAGCTGGCAGTTCTCCTGCAGGAAAGCCCACAGAAACGGTACacattttgtgttgtttttgcacCACTCAGTGTTGTGAGTTTCTGTGTCTTATGCTTTCTTTGCATGTCATGGTTGTGCTGTCTGTCTGACTTTTGTAGAAAGATGAGCCAAAAGACCAGAATGCCAAGATGATTAAAATCCTTAGTGGGGAGATGGCGATTGAACTGCACCTGCAGTTCTTAATCCGAAATAACAACACAGATCTAATGATTCTCAAAAACACAAAGGTAATGAAATGACATGAATGCCTTGGAACTCAACTGCTAATTGTTCAAAGTTGCAGctgatctttattttatttttttttccacttgtaCAGGACGCAGTCCGTAACTCAGTGTGTCACACGGCCACAGTTATAGCCAACTCTTTTATGCACACAGGAACAACTAGTGATCAGTTTCTCAGGTAATAAAGCTGTCAGAGATTGTATGAACTCTGATTGCCATAACTGTATATCATCCTGGTGATTTTTGACTAACAGCCTttaatttcttaatttttttttttttattgtagagAAAACTTAGAATGGCTTGCGAGGGCCACCAATTGGGCAAAGTTCACAGCCACAGCGAGTCTTGGTGTTATccacaaggtaaaaaaaaatatatatatttcactgTAATACTACTTCGACAAAAATCGACAAAAACGTGTGTTGCCTTGTAAGTTATTCAATTTTGAATGTGATGCTTTTTCAGGGCCATGAGAAAGAGGCGCTCCAGTTAATGGCTACTTACCTGCCCAAAGACACGTCCCCTGGCTCCGCCTACCAGGAAGGAGGAGGCTTGTATGCTCTGGGCCTCATTCATGCCAACCATGGTGGGGACATCATTGACTACCTGCTCAGTCAACTCAAGAATGCCAGTAATGATGTGAGTGGCTGTTTTATTCAGTGTGGTCAGTCGCCTCAGATATTTTTTTGAGAGGAGTTGCTACAATACAATGGTGTGTCACTTAATAAATTCATCTTCTCTCTGATGacctgtttatttttctttgtgtttcagaTTGTGCGTCACGGTGGTGGCCTTGGTCTGGGTTTGGCTGCACTGGGCACCGCCAGACAGGATGTTTATGACTTACTTAAGTCCAATCTTTACCAGGATGATGCTGTCACTGGTAGGCaaactttttaaaaacactaaGCAGAAAGGTTTTTCCTTAAAGTTTGAATTTGGTTGTCCAGTTTTGTAGATGAtcttattataaaaaaatattgcagaaaaaatatttgtatgatGTGAGATGAATGGCCATTTCTTTGTATGCTAATGATTTCGTACAACCTCTTAGGTGAAGCTGCAGGCTTGGCTCTGGGTCTGGTTATGTTGGGCTCCAAGTCGGCTCAGGCAATCGAGGATATGGTGGGCTATGCTCAAGAGACGCAACACGAAAAGATCCTGCGTGGTCTAGCGGTGGGAATTGCCTTAGTAATGTATGGGCGCATGGAAGAGGCCGATACCCTGATTGAAAGCCTCTGCAGAGACAAGGTATGGCTGAAAAGCACTTAGTCTATACACCATTAGGACAGAGTTGCTTTGTTCTCAAAAAATAATCAAGATTAGGGCAGCCCTAGTACAACAACAAAACTGAATGAAACAGACGTAGCTCCAGGAAGAGAGACTTGTTATCACCTTCCACCACTAGATGGCTGACATGTGCTGCGTCAATCCTAATATCAACTTTTGTCTTGTGAGGATGATGATCGGTGATCTAGTGACAGTGAAAGTTGCGATGCATCTTTCAAATGGCATTGACTGTTCACAACAGTGGGGGTCCGAAAAGAGTGTTTGCCTTACCGCTTTAGGGTTTTTCAGAGGGCTCAACGTGCACTGCCCGGTCCGCGCCGCTACCATGGCAGTGTACCTGTGCCAAATGGCAGAGATGTGTCAGTTCACAACAGCTGGCTTTGCCCAACTAACCTCGATTaggaaaattaggaaaaaatcagaaaatggttacattttcagACCACGGCAGATGAGAGATTTAGATGGAAACATAGCCCAGTGGAAGCAGCTGGGGTGCTCAGAAAAGTGCTTTAAATGGCAATGATGATGGCTGGGTTTATATGACCAGTGGGGAAGAGCATCATGACTGGAATCTGCTGAGTCTGCAGGGTTTTATAGAGACAAAAGATTTGACAAATGCTAAACGTACTGATATCTGAAATGTGTTTTTGAATGATGATTTCAGGGACCTTATCGCCAATGAAACAGCAGATAtgctcagaaaaaaacaaaaaaaaaacaactacatatatatgttaaaaggttgttgtttttttttatccaatatGCCAGCCATATCACAGTATGCCATCTAGATGAGTGAATTTACTTCCATCATAAATCTAGTTCATGTTGAATATTTTTctcatttacagtatttacagtggTTACTTTATCTGTAACCACTTTTAAACTACAACCTTTTGAATTATTGAtgtaaaatttgaatattttctttaaaaaaaaaaatttggcacCCAAGAGTTAAAGATTCACAGTAATCCTGGCGGGCATCAAATATTCCATGTTTGCAATagcagcttttatttattttatgtcacCAGTAAGGGGTTTTCCTCTGCACTGGAAGGATTCTTTAGCACAGCACATGGGAAAAAATTAAACACATCTCTCTCTTAGCTACACAACAACACAGCCTGAAAGCTCTGCTTCCTGTCACTTCATATAACAGGACCCCATCCTGCGGCGATCTGGGATGTACACCGTAGGGATGGCCTACTGTGGCTCCGGGAACAACAAAGCAATCCGACGTCTCCTACACGTTGCTGTGAGTGCTTCCTTTTCCTCTTCTGTCTTTTGCACTTTCACTTAAAGTACAGCAGGTTTATCATACTGGCCGTCAAAACAAAAGCCAAGATCCAGACATTTAACCTGGTTATTAAAAGTCACTGTTTATTTAGTTTCTGTGAAATTATTCGAATTTATGCGTCATTTATTTAGCTCACGTTTCATTTtaaccttttacatttttttcaaagatttttcaGGCCATTTAGGCCAGACTTATTTTATGGGCTACTAATGTTATAAGATTActaccatgttttttttaatagcaAATGTGTTGACATATTGTCCTATAGATGGCGCTGTCTACAAGCTAAATTTATGACAGGTGTTACAATGGAAATTCATAATTTTTACACCGAGACATCAAGGAGCTAGGTTATCCTGGCTaatttcaatcttatttgtcaGTGTTGCTTGTTTGACTGCTTCTCTTATCTTAATTAAGGTGAGTGACGTGAATGATGATGTCAGGAGGGCTGCTGTTGAGTCCATTGGCTTCATCTTGTTCAGGTAGGACCCAAAATGAATTCCTTAAGTTCCCTATTTTGAGAATCACAAAGGACCTTTCTTTTTTGAGCCTTAGACACTCTGCcaacatttaatttcatttaacaGTTCAATAATCAGATTGTACCAACCATCTCATAAGACGAAGAAAGGCACCTTTATATTTGGCATGCACATTTTGTTGAATGACTTGGAGGAATGAATTGTAAAGATTTACCGGTACTAAGACTGGGCATAGAAAGAAGTTGCCATATGGCATAATAAAACTGGTGTTTTTATGAATTAATTCAGTAGATTTGCGaatgaaaataacaaataaaagataTTCACATGTAAGCAGCAGCGTCAAATGGCTGGAGCTTGTTTGGTGGTGTCCCTGATGAGCCTGCTTGTGCAGAGAATCAATATTCAGGGCCAGTctaatttgaaataatttatGCTTAATGATGTGTAGATTTTATTTAGTACTGTctagaatttgaaaaaaaaaagtccagatTGTATGATATAAACACCTTAGTTGGAGAAAGCTGCACATTCTTGTCACTTTTATTCCCTCACTTTATAACCTCAGCTTTTTATAGGTCTCGGGTCTTAATGTGGATTTACCCATCCTTTGTTTGATAATCCATCCTTTATTTAATGGCCCGCCCAACTCGAGTAAAGAATATCGGGTGTAAATGTTTAAACCCAAAAAAGGCTTTAATGGTATTTGTGGTCAGCTGGCTGTCAGATGAACCTTAtctaaatctttttttcttttggtttagAGGGGCTTGTTAACCTAAGTAGTACAGTTTGTCTACCTTTTCCATCCCTAATGGCTCAGGGATAACTCCCTATGCTCCGCCAGCTTGCGAAGAAATTCAACTTTAAATCTCTTATGTTTCTGTGTTTATAATAGTTCTCATTTAACAGGACCAAGATGGTTTAAGCAAAAAGAAAATAGTTACACACACCAGCTTTACATACCCACCTTGTGGAGTGTTTTCctaatctgattttttttctttcatgataGCTTAAGTAGGCTATGTTTAAACTGCAATGTAAGCGAAAATGCCAAGATCTGATATAGAAACACACAAGAAAGAAATTGCTtccattatttttttcttgtccaTTTAAAACTTCAATCCATTAAATCCAtttaagaataaagaaaaggagTAGTTATCAAGAAAGTTGAGGCTTACAATTGTTAGACTTCTCTCAGGGCAATACAATCTTTTAATTGGTATATTAAAATTTTCCATTTAATCTGGATTTTGTTCTATTGGTagctacagttttttttttttttcaaacctcTTAACATGTCTAAACAGCAGGCTGCAATACACAAAGAAAAGTGCTtcccaaatatttttttttccaaaaaattTGCAAAGGTAGAGTTGTATTTTATTAACAAAAGCATGTGATCTGAGATGGTTTACAGCATATTTAGACAGTTTAAGTCGAAAAGGGGAGCGTGGTATATACAGCATTCAGAGAGTTTCCAGGCTGTCGTGTCTGGGAGCCTGAATTTTGAGGAGTTATAACTTTCCTTGTGCAGGTTTTTCTCAAGTTACTACAAGATCTGCAAAGTCTAACTTTCTTTGTGTATCCTGTCTTGCTGAAAATTCACATTATCAATATTGCCTTCTTTTACAGACCTGCAAggctttgtacattttgtttttACCCCCGTGTTCACTACGGTACAGTCACATAGGTTGTTTGAGTTATGCATTGAAAGTGGCATTTTGTGTTATCAAATTGACCCTATTGATTATATCAACTTGTCATTTAAACTAATTTTCTGACATAATTGAGCATCAGCGGTATCAAGAAACAACAGAATAAGTTTTGTTGGCATTAAATGATTCAACTCAACAGCAGCAATAAGTCCCACTCGTGCAATTCTTTTTCTCAAGGCAAGCCTTTGTCTTAAGAGAGATTGAATTTGCACCTTTTAAATCTAATCCAGATCAAGCCTTCCTTTTTTAACTGGATTAGTACCCCCCCCAATATGCCTATACACAGCTTACATGTTCTTCATGCTTAAAATCTTCATTTCCAGTCAGAAGTATCGTGTCTAGCACAACACCGCCGGGGGACTGTACAGGCACTTGTCGGCACCTCGCTGGACTTTGGTAGCTCACAGCTTCAATGCCATTCTTCATTCCCCGCTTTACAAATAGTTTTGAGTTCTGTGCCATAGAAGATTTGAACGAAATCCCCGTGAGGGTCCAGTCTGCGTTAGTTGCTGCTGGATGTCGTCCTGCCCCTTGCGTTGcagtgtttttgtaattgcaggTTATGTAACGTGTGAACGCTTCCCTGAAAGTTTTGTTGAAAAGGGTGTAGACTAGTGGGTTAATACCCGATGACACATATCCCACCCATACAAAGATCTCCATCAGGCGGGAAATGATGTTAACATCACATCTGGTGCACAGTGCAGAGGTGATGTTTGTTATGAAAAAGGGGCACCACATGACTACAAACAGAAGGAAGACTATGCCAAGCACCTTTGAAGCACGCTGCTCATTGCTCAGAGTCTGCATTGACTTTTTGCCCATTGTCGACATTCGGCGAAAGGAGATTTCATCTTCCGTAGGAGCATTCATTGTGCCCGCATTCAGGTCGTCTTGCATCCTGGGTAGTCTGACATCCAGCATGTTCATTTGCTCAGTTTCATTCGCTGCCTGTTCCCTTTGAAAAACTGTGGAGATTGTAGGGGGAGTGAAGCGTTGAGTCACTTTTGACTTGAGCAAATAAACCTTTTTGCGCAACACCTGCACAGTGAGCAGGTAGATGACCATCATGATGCTCAAAGGGATGAAGAATACTGTCAAGGAGCCGAATATGATAAATTCCTGGAAGGTGTCCGGCTTCAGCAAGCATGTGTGGTTGATGTTGAAGGTGATGTTGTTGGGATGATGGGAGTTCGTAAGCCCCTTTATTGGAATTGGGATTGCGATACCTGGAAATGACAGACAGTGGTAATTATTTAACACTGAACTGATGTATGAGGCACTGTTAAAGTGAGTGAGTCTGCTTTTGTTTTATAGCATTTCCATCTGAAAAACATAACTCAGCTACATTTATACATTAAGAATTACGTATGATTATTTTCGTTTGCATAGAGAACATGTAAAGAAATCATGTAATTCTAATGGTGGAAAACATTAGACTTGCATCTTTTTTTGGTGGCAAACATTCTTTACCAACAGCTTTTGATAGACGTGGGCTTAACAATATAAACACCGTCAGAACATTTATGCTGCAGTTGTTTTttataaaaacactttttacaatGAAATAACACACTATTTGTATTAATGGTTCATTTTTCTTTGCTAATGAGCCATAAGAATAGTGCACCTACGAAACTGACCACCTGACAGACTCCCTCCTCTCATGAAAAATAATCAATATGTGACTGGTAAGTTTAACAGCACAAACAGGACCCTTTACCCATTCTATTAACAAGGTCTAGCATGGATCTTCTGTTGCTGAGTTTTAGTGTTCCTGAGTGAAGATTCCTGTACTGTactgggaaaagaaaaaaaaaaaaaaaaatatatatatatatatatatatatatatatatatggaaagTTGATATACTTACAAATGGATATGAGCCACACCAGTGCAATCTTGATCATTGCTTTGGTTCTGGACTTGTACTGGCTGTGCTGGATTGGTTTCTTGATGGCTATATAACGATCTAAAGAGATGGCACAAAGGTGCATGATTGATGCAGTGGAGAACAACACATCCAGGAAGAGCCAAATCGGACAGAGAGATTCAGGAAGAGGCCATCCAGAGCCTAAAAAGAGATGAGATGGAAATGAATCAAGAGAGTGAACTTTTTGGCATGTAAATTAATTACTTATTTGTAGTTTTTCCATTATTGGTAATCAATGTAAATTGTTGGTGAGCCAAGAAAATCTTGATCTTGCTCACCGTCTGTTATAGAAGGTATACCACATTTGGCAAGGGATTAGAGGTAGCACTCATGCAAAAGATtggtgtttgtttatttctgtGAGGAATGACTTTACTGGAAACAAGAGGTTCCCTGACTGTTTATGGAGCTAAAAGCTTTTTGGAGCTTTTTATGTAGATTGTGGCTGAGTCTGTGCTCAACAGTAGTGTTTATTTTGAGTTTCAAGCATAAAACCGGCTATAAAATGTTCTGTCTTTTGTCTGCTCATACATGAACATAACAAAAGACTGTTTATGGAAAtattctttgtaattttcttCTATGATGCCCActccttttcttttacttgcaccaatttcttggaggctttgttcattttatttatcttttatatttatttatttttttagtcacAGTTTTTGGCTTCTGAGAAGTTCACTCATTGACAAATACTGCACTCGTTTTCAAACTGGACCTTCTGTACGTGTTTTgcaaaacatttatttccaTGCCAACTTCAATAAAGAGTGTAGCGTGCGAGTTCCAGATAGCTGCAGAAAAGGCAACTCTTTTAAAATTTTGTTTAACTCAAATATGAAACTTAAACCCATTGAGATCTAATGTAGCATGTGCTTTGACTTTGAATTTTTATCAGAACTTTAAAGACACACAGACTACTATAACttaaaataatgataaatgtAGGTCAGTCAGTATTTTCCAACAGAAGCAGTTGCTTTAAACTCTCAGATGATTTGAAGAATTCGACGTTTCAGTTGA encodes:
- the psmd1 gene encoding 26S proteasome non-ATPase regulatory subunit 1, encoding MITSAAGIISLLDEEDAQLKEFALHKLDTIVNDFWAEISGSVDKIEVLYEDETFRSREFAALVASKVFYHLGAFEESLNYALGAGDLFSVTDDSEYVETIIAKCIDHYTKLRVENAELPEDEEKKSIDPRLEGIVNKMFLRCLDDHKYKQAIGIALETRRLDIFEKTILESNDVNGLLAYSLKVCMSLMQNKKFRNEVLRVLVKLYMNREKPDFINVCQCLIFLDDPQAVSDILEKLVKEDNLLMAYQICFDLYESASQQFLSSVIQNLRTVGTPIPAVPGSTNTGTIPTSDKDGDAMETDDKAGSSPAGKPTETKDEPKDQNAKMIKILSGEMAIELHLQFLIRNNNTDLMILKNTKDAVRNSVCHTATVIANSFMHTGTTSDQFLRENLEWLARATNWAKFTATASLGVIHKGHEKEALQLMATYLPKDTSPGSAYQEGGGLYALGLIHANHGGDIIDYLLSQLKNASNDIVRHGGGLGLGLAALGTARQDVYDLLKSNLYQDDAVTGEAAGLALGLVMLGSKSAQAIEDMVGYAQETQHEKILRGLAVGIALVMYGRMEEADTLIESLCRDKDPILRRSGMYTVGMAYCGSGNNKAIRRLLHVAVSDVNDDVRRAAVESIGFILFRTPEQCPSVVSLLSESYNPHVRCGAAMALGICCAGTGNKEAINLLEPMTNDPVNYVRQGALIASALIMIQQSEVTCPKVNQFRQLYSKVINDKHDDVMAKFGAILAQGILDAGGRNVTISLQSRTGHTHMPSVVGLLVFTQFWFWFPLSHFLSLSFTPTAIIGLNKDLKMPKVQYRSNCKPSTFAYPPALEVPKEKEKEKVSTAVLSITAKAKKKEKEKKEKEEEKMEVEVQETEKEKKDEDKEKEKKKEAEPNFQLLENPARVMPAQLKVLNMPESCRYQPFKPLHTGGIIILKDTSEEEEELVEPVSAHGPKIEEEEQEPEPPEPFEYIDE
- the htr2b gene encoding 5-hydroxytryptamine receptor 2B, coding for MSQPVVAQLSDNSSQSGEVTEIQLKWAALLIVMVIIPTIGGNILVILAVSLERKLQNATNYFLMSLAVADLLVGLLVMPIALVTVLYSSGWPLPESLCPIWLFLDVLFSTASIMHLCAISLDRYIAIKKPIQHSQYKSRTKAMIKIALVWLISICIAIPIPIKGLTNSHHPNNITFNINHTCLLKPDTFQEFIIFGSLTVFFIPLSIMMVIYLLTVQVLRKKVYLLKSKVTQRFTPPTISTVFQREQAANETEQMNMLDVRLPRMQDDLNAGTMNAPTEDEISFRRMSTMGKKSMQTLSNEQRASKVLGIVFLLFVVMWCPFFITNITSALCTRCDVNIISRLMEIFVWVGYVSSGINPLVYTLFNKTFREAFTRYITCNYKNTATQGAGRHPAATNADWTLTGISFKSSMAQNSKLFVKRGMKNGIEAVSYQSPARCRQVPVQSPGGVVLDTILLTGNEDFKHEEHVSCV